CTTCGGCGGCACCAAGCACTGGTTCCCGTCGTATCCCTTCCTGTGCCTCTACGCGGGCTACGGCTACATGCGGCTGGCCCGCTTGCTGCGTCCCATGATCGCGCCGCGGCTGGCCGCGCGCGGCCTCGAGGGGCTGGCCGGCACGCCCATGCGGCTGGTGTTCGGCGCCGTGTTGCTGGCCCCGAGCGCCATCGAGACCATGCACAGCCACCCCTTCGGGCTGTCGCACTACACCTACCTGGCGGGCGGTGTCCCGGGCGCCGCCGACCACGGCATGAACCGTCAGTTCTGGGGCTTCACCACGGGCAGCGTGGCGCCCTGGCTGCTCACGCAGATGCCCGAGGGCGGCACCGTCTACGTGTGCGACACCACGTTCCAGGCCGTGAGCATGCTGCACCGCGACGGGGTCTGGCCCGCGTCCATCCGGCCCACGCCCAACTTGGCCAGCGCCGACTTCGTGCTGGTGCACCACGAGCACCACTTCGCCGAGGTGGAGTTCCAGGCCTGGGTGGCCTTCGGCTCGCTCACCCCCGCGCACGTGCTCACGTACGACGGGGTCCCCATCGTGACCATCTACGAGAACCCACGCCGACGTACACAGCGACGATCAGCGCGCCCGTGAGCACCGCGAGCGCCGTGTAGAAGCTGGTCAACCCTTCCTTGGTCCAGCCGTACTCCATCATGAGGCGGTCGAGGTCCCCACCCCCATCGTGGCTGCCGCCGAAGATGGTCCCCGTGGGCAGCAGCGCGCGGCCGAACGCGATGCCGAACCACAGGCGCGTGGCCGCCACCCACGTGGCGAACGCCGGGAAGATCAGCACCAACCGGAAGAAGTCCCAGCGCAGGCGGTCGGGCATGCGGAAGTAGAAGCTGACGATCAGCAGCGCGCTCACCCAGAACTCGCCGGCCACGCCGCCCAAGATGGTCCACTCGAAGGAGCGGTCGTTCGAGATGCCCAGCGAGAAGAACCCCAGCAGCAGCAGGAACAGAGCGGCGAGCGCAACGCCGAAGGGGCGGCGCTCGCGATACGAGTGGACCGCCAAGACGCCCAGCAGGAACACCATGCCGAAGCCCACGAAGAGCGACTGCTCCTCTTCCCAGAAGGTCACGCCGCAGGGCAGCGGCAGCGCGCGGCGGCTGCTCAGCCAGCTGGGGATGGCGTGGCCCAGCTCGTGGATGAAGATCTGCGCGGGCAACATGAGCGTCATGGCGCCCTCGCTGCTGGTGATGAGCAGCGCGAACAGCGCGGCCAGCGGATAGGTGCCGAGCTCCAGCCACGGGTGGTCGAAGGGCAC
This genomic interval from Sandaracinaceae bacterium contains the following:
- a CDS encoding zf-TFIIB domain-containing protein, whose protein sequence is MLDDRICPGCKTPTLADRPERLGVLAGLCTTCERLWLDAGDLEKLVGHAPETRAPLIPPLATDFATCPSCHTHEVCEAECDAGELLRCRVCGGVLLTRAVLDGLRGSQRKGAVASLSATSRTSLPAATVDEAMERGQPKVLPSTDEIRAVLRGESDDGAPVDRPDRVPFDHPWLELGTYPLAALFALLITSSEGAMTLMLPAQIFIHELGHAIPSWLSSRRALPLPCGVTFWEEEQSLFVGFGMVFLLGVLAVHSYRERRPFGVALAALFLLLLGFFSLGISNDRSFEWTILGGVAGEFWVSALLIVSFYFRMPDRLRWDFFRLVLIFPAFATWVAATRLWFGIAFGRALLPTGTIFGGSHDGGGDLDRLMMEYGWTKEGLTSFYTALAVLTGALIVAVYVGVGSRRWSRWGPRRT